One window of Dehalobacterium formicoaceticum genomic DNA carries:
- a CDS encoding copper amine oxidase N-terminal domain-containing protein, producing MEKQQKICLTMIIIITAIVFMVSKGTVWYAEADAASPSPSVQKIKDVIVIVGDHTIDFEDAVPVSTQGRILVPLRAIFEAMGATVDWESESRTIFASRKDRSIELSINEGTAFVNKKQVVLDVPAMIVGNRTMVPLRFVGEAFDGIVDWNSQTKTVAISLAKENMQEVPDLQVELNNKILSFETPPITKDGRNYLPPETILAALDGEVYWEQKDDEVSITMDGVSIIFSTGKNYAMINGQRVYTTDFPIEYQENILVPIRFVTEAFGGIAHFVQETKMTHIYINRPKFKTSFLEKEERKMVTPVPVPRPSLIDNRMLMVSDNPEILTSETIPAENVTLWHHPVVSSQNSQDHRVFGWHINRLGKKLKLGITIENLSEQNVIEIVGLQGIKRNSPNGWSNYDVGIPLVETMLGGQLLNIKVETPRVQPGETIVLHSFEVESDHLVGFLDEFTVKNVQGTGEMKYTIRTVLSQQEDSDLAAIKSFPVALDRKNPHPRGNWSGSTLLTKLSPYQADSGAVAYSISNGITDNLLTPENALNDHGSVIANSGHYGVTYKIKIPVINNTGKEKIVRVSFGGRGGLYAGAVKTNEGVFITPVLEPMKEVANVLDYEIQEGQGVIELEVMHAGGSALALGLEISTLN from the coding sequence ATGGAGAAGCAACAAAAGATCTGTCTTACAATGATTATTATCATTACTGCAATTGTCTTTATGGTATCGAAGGGGACCGTCTGGTATGCGGAAGCTGATGCAGCAAGTCCTTCCCCTTCAGTACAAAAAATTAAGGATGTTATCGTTATCGTGGGAGATCATACTATAGATTTTGAGGATGCTGTCCCAGTGTCGACGCAGGGACGGATATTAGTACCATTAAGGGCGATTTTTGAAGCCATGGGAGCCACGGTGGATTGGGAGAGTGAAAGCAGGACAATCTTTGCCTCTCGTAAGGATCGGTCCATAGAGCTTTCCATCAATGAAGGGACAGCTTTCGTAAATAAGAAGCAAGTCGTATTAGATGTACCGGCAATGATTGTTGGTAACAGAACGATGGTTCCTTTACGTTTCGTAGGGGAGGCATTTGACGGAATTGTGGACTGGAACAGTCAAACAAAGACAGTGGCTATCAGTCTGGCCAAAGAAAACATGCAGGAAGTTCCGGATCTGCAGGTGGAATTGAATAATAAGATCCTGTCTTTTGAGACGCCCCCCATTACCAAAGACGGGAGAAACTATCTTCCTCCGGAAACTATTTTAGCTGCTCTGGATGGTGAGGTTTATTGGGAGCAAAAGGACGATGAGGTATCAATCACCATGGACGGAGTCAGTATAATTTTTTCTACAGGAAAAAATTATGCCATGATCAATGGACAAAGAGTATATACCACGGATTTCCCAATTGAGTATCAGGAAAATATTTTGGTTCCTATCCGATTTGTGACAGAGGCTTTTGGAGGTATCGCCCATTTTGTTCAAGAAACAAAGATGACCCATATTTATATCAACCGTCCTAAGTTTAAAACCAGCTTTTTAGAGAAAGAAGAAAGAAAAATGGTTACACCGGTACCTGTGCCCAGGCCTTCCTTAATTGACAACAGAATGCTGATGGTGAGCGACAATCCGGAAATCTTAACCTCAGAGACGATTCCTGCTGAAAATGTCACTTTATGGCACCATCCGGTAGTTTCTTCCCAAAACAGCCAGGATCACCGGGTATTTGGCTGGCATATCAATCGTTTGGGCAAGAAACTCAAGCTGGGTATAACAATTGAAAACCTTTCCGAACAAAATGTCATCGAAATAGTTGGCTTGCAAGGAATTAAACGCAACAGTCCTAACGGATGGTCAAATTATGACGTGGGGATTCCCCTCGTAGAAACTATGTTAGGCGGTCAATTACTTAATATTAAGGTAGAAACTCCTCGGGTGCAGCCGGGTGAAACAATTGTACTGCACTCCTTTGAGGTTGAATCGGACCATTTAGTCGGTTTTTTAGACGAGTTTACTGTAAAAAATGTTCAGGGCACAGGTGAAATGAAGTACACAATCCGTACGGTGTTGAGTCAGCAAGAAGACAGTGATCTTGCGGCAATTAAGTCGTTTCCCGTTGCGCTGGATAGGAAAAACCCTCACCCTCGGGGTAATTGGAGCGGTTCAACATTATTAACAAAACTTTCTCCTTATCAGGCGGATAGCGGCGCAGTTGCCTATAGCATTTCAAACGGCATTACAGATAATCTTTTAACACCGGAAAATGCCCTGAACGATCATGGTTCTGTAATCGCGAACTCCGGTCATTACGGAGTTACGTATAAAATTAAAATTCCAGTAATTAACAATACAGGCAAGGAGAAAATTGTCCGCGTGAGCTTTGGGGGCCGGGGCGGTCTTTATGCCGGTGCGGTAAAGACTAATGAAGGAGTATTTATTACTCCGGTACTGGAACCAATGAAAGAAGTGGCAAATGTCCTTGATTATGAAATTCAGGAGGGACAGGGCGTAATTGAGTTGGAAGTGATGCACGCCGGAGGTTCGGCTTTGGCTTTAGGGCTGGAAATCAGTACCTTGAATTAA
- a CDS encoding carboxymuconolactone decarboxylase family protein, translating into MDTIESNLKYFTENHGDIYHAYENYGRLVHQKGGPLDEKARWLIKIALSTACQYRYALRTHIIKAIKSGCTREEIEHTIMLAAPTVGFPKTMEGILILREEMGETESTHPNIVTSQLKN; encoded by the coding sequence ATGGATACTATAGAAAGTAATTTAAAGTACTTTACGGAAAATCACGGGGATATTTATCATGCTTACGAGAATTATGGCAGGCTGGTACATCAAAAAGGCGGTCCATTGGATGAAAAGGCCCGCTGGCTGATAAAAATAGCCTTATCTACAGCTTGTCAGTATCGATATGCTTTGCGAACGCACATTATTAAAGCTATCAAAAGCGGATGTACTCGTGAGGAAATTGAGCATACCATTATGCTGGCAGCTCCTACAGTGGGATTCCCTAAAACCATGGAAGGTATTCTTATTCTGCGAGAAGAAATGGGGGAAACAGAAAGTACCCACCCCAATATCGTAACTTCTCAGTTGAAAAACTAA
- a CDS encoding BlaI/MecI/CopY family transcriptional regulator produces MAELKLTEMEAKFADIIWANEPIPSGELVKLCEAELDWKKSTTYTILKRLAKKGIFENKNGIVSSHLNKEAFYAEQSKQFVEEKFEGSLPRFLAAFTRNHKLNHQEIDELQKLIDEYKE; encoded by the coding sequence ATGGCAGAATTAAAACTGACGGAAATGGAAGCTAAATTTGCCGATATAATTTGGGCGAATGAACCGATCCCATCGGGGGAGTTGGTAAAGCTATGTGAGGCAGAACTGGATTGGAAGAAATCAACCACTTACACCATCTTGAAAAGACTTGCCAAGAAAGGAATTTTTGAAAACAAAAATGGAATCGTATCATCCCACCTCAATAAGGAAGCATTTTATGCTGAGCAGAGCAAACAATTTGTGGAGGAAAAATTTGAGGGTTCTTTGCCTCGGTTTCTGGCAGCATTCACAAGAAATCATAAGCTAAACCATCAGGAAATTGACGAGTTGCAAAAGCTTATCGATGAATATAAGGAGTGA
- a CDS encoding M56 family metallopeptidase has product MEQLFLQVLKMSITAGYVVLLVIAARLLLKKAPKIFSYALWSVVLFRLVCPFSFESIFSLIPGLITRGTDTQTISTGMMHAQTPPMNSGSTIANQTVNTTLPASMAGTGTNTLQSWISFGDIVWIIGIFVLISYNLLSVIKLKGKLKSAKPVFRNLYETTDIKTPFILGIIKPRIYLPEGLSENEKAYILKHEETHLKRMDHIIKPLAFLVVCVHWFNPLVWVAFFLMSEDMELSCDESVLKQMGDGIKKDYSSSLLSLAAGRRFVGGYPLAFGENNTRGRIMNILNYKKPRFWVTIAGIIAVAVIVVALMSNPQSEQLTIQDYAEQFVEQEIAAYPSYNIIDSKITKLEKMTSFDHLLSSPVEIWHIEYRLKPAEPVDVMPGGMSTDEGWITEERDMGKPLLVFSYEKSRPKFLGTMLSGEGDFSRPAGQETALRIFLEGKDLLPQETYPGNHMVVKFPLSTGETSQLLLSQPIMQGEGGIWCVERWMDGNGTVYHPLPDTDLTIKAYYQELQKQSEAGNHPDLLDPMRVAIDFIKQGLGQWQVTMDDLVPQYDATAEDFSETPESRYIGFISNFDTETYSKPSFHLDQIEWLTLEDTERLKELNIDPNDLPNGYYIHNPKSYPMGHQVTDQTEYRIIDGTGEANHKLVSLEEFVRHLDQFKDFTPPFWVTTKDGFVTSITEQYVP; this is encoded by the coding sequence ATGGAACAGTTATTTTTGCAGGTTCTGAAGATGAGCATTACCGCCGGTTATGTCGTTCTCTTGGTGATTGCGGCACGGCTGCTGCTCAAAAAAGCACCTAAGATTTTCTCTTATGCTCTTTGGTCCGTGGTGCTGTTCAGGCTGGTATGCCCCTTTTCATTTGAAAGCATCTTCAGTCTGATTCCCGGTCTGATAACCAGGGGTACGGACACACAAACCATATCAACCGGTATGATGCATGCACAGACACCGCCCATGAATAGTGGCAGCACCATCGCTAACCAAACAGTTAATACTACCTTACCTGCATCCATGGCAGGCACCGGTACAAATACACTGCAATCATGGATTTCATTTGGCGATATAGTGTGGATTATTGGCATATTCGTTCTTATTTCATACAATTTATTATCCGTGATCAAGCTGAAAGGCAAATTAAAGTCGGCAAAGCCTGTTTTTCGTAATTTATATGAAACAACCGATATCAAAACCCCCTTTATTTTGGGTATCATCAAGCCCAGGATTTATCTTCCTGAGGGTCTTTCCGAAAATGAAAAAGCCTATATCCTAAAGCACGAAGAAACTCATCTCAAAAGAATGGATCATATTATCAAGCCTTTGGCGTTCTTGGTAGTCTGTGTTCATTGGTTTAACCCTCTTGTTTGGGTTGCTTTCTTCCTCATGAGCGAGGATATGGAATTGTCCTGTGATGAAAGCGTGCTTAAACAAATGGGGGATGGCATTAAAAAGGATTATTCCTCATCCCTTTTATCTCTGGCGGCAGGTCGGCGCTTTGTAGGAGGCTATCCCCTTGCTTTTGGAGAGAACAACACGAGGGGGCGCATTATGAATATTTTAAACTACAAAAAGCCGAGGTTTTGGGTAACCATAGCGGGGATTATTGCTGTGGCGGTGATTGTTGTGGCATTAATGAGTAATCCCCAATCAGAGCAACTTACCATTCAGGATTATGCGGAGCAATTTGTGGAACAGGAAATTGCCGCTTATCCAAGTTATAATATTATCGATAGTAAAATTACCAAGCTTGAAAAGATGACTTCTTTTGATCATTTGCTTTCATCTCCCGTGGAAATATGGCATATTGAATATCGCCTGAAACCAGCGGAACCTGTCGATGTTATGCCCGGAGGCATGAGTACAGATGAGGGATGGATTACCGAAGAACGGGATATGGGGAAACCCCTGCTGGTTTTTTCTTATGAAAAGTCCAGACCAAAGTTTTTGGGCACGATGCTGAGCGGTGAGGGTGATTTTTCAAGACCGGCAGGCCAGGAAACGGCGCTGCGGATCTTTCTGGAAGGGAAAGATCTCCTGCCCCAGGAAACTTACCCGGGAAACCATATGGTGGTAAAATTTCCTCTCTCAACAGGGGAGACCAGTCAGCTCCTATTGTCTCAGCCAATTATGCAAGGGGAAGGTGGAATTTGGTGTGTTGAGCGCTGGATGGATGGAAACGGTACGGTATATCATCCTCTGCCGGATACAGATCTGACGATTAAAGCATATTATCAGGAATTACAAAAGCAAAGTGAAGCTGGAAATCATCCCGATCTATTAGACCCCATGCGCGTTGCTATTGATTTCATCAAACAAGGTCTGGGACAATGGCAGGTAACCATGGATGACCTTGTACCCCAATACGATGCCACGGCAGAGGATTTTTCAGAAACACCGGAAAGTCGTTATATCGGTTTTATTTCAAATTTTGATACCGAAACATACTCTAAACCTTCTTTTCATTTAGATCAAATCGAGTGGCTAACACTTGAGGATACGGAGAGACTGAAGGAACTGAATATTGACCCCAATGATTTGCCCAACGGATACTATATCCACAATCCGAAAAGTTACCCCATGGGTCATCAGGTGACAGACCAAACCGAATACCGAATTATTGACGGGACGGGGGAAGCTAACCATAAACTTGTTTCCCTTGAGGAGTTTGTTCGGCATCTGGATCAATTTAAGGATTTCACACCACCCTTTTGGGTTACAACCAAGGATGGATTTGTCACAAGTATTACGGAACAGTATGTGCCGTAA
- the cobT gene encoding nicotinate-nucleotide--dimethylbenzimidazole phosphoribosyltransferase: MNNTMKLHGLENLKKANGQELEAALQELIHGIEELDQEAMLAMQKRVDAKIKPTGSLGILEDIAQQLAGIQRTSQPTIKGKAVLLMAGDHGVVAEGVSAAPQEITAQMFYSYFGGGGGINVLARNGGADVICTDIGIAGPLDPPELMENRIKNGTNNMLHGPAMTPEEALQAILTGAKIAAQAIDSGVNLLATGEVGIGNTTPSSALISVFTGQPVERVTGSGTGIKDAALEHKQEVIKQAIKINQPDPDNPLDTMAKVGGLEHAALTGAILEAAYQHVPIILDGIIAASAALTAVKFAPLAKNYMITSHSSEEEGQTVALEHLGFKPRLYFNMRLGEGTGAALMFPMVDAALKIADEMATFDTAGVSTGEFLTR, translated from the coding sequence ATGAATAACACTATGAAATTACACGGTTTAGAAAATCTTAAAAAAGCCAATGGACAAGAGCTTGAGGCGGCATTGCAGGAGTTGATCCATGGGATTGAAGAATTGGATCAGGAAGCGATGCTTGCGATGCAAAAACGTGTGGATGCCAAGATTAAGCCCACCGGAAGTTTGGGTATTCTGGAGGATATTGCTCAACAGCTTGCCGGAATTCAACGCACTTCACAACCCACCATTAAAGGGAAAGCAGTTCTATTGATGGCCGGAGATCATGGTGTAGTAGCTGAGGGTGTCAGTGCAGCACCTCAAGAAATTACGGCTCAAATGTTCTATAGCTATTTTGGCGGTGGTGGAGGTATCAATGTCTTAGCTCGTAATGGGGGAGCGGATGTAATCTGTACCGACATTGGCATTGCCGGCCCCTTGGATCCCCCGGAACTCATGGAAAACCGGATCAAAAACGGTACGAACAATATGTTGCATGGTCCGGCGATGACTCCGGAGGAGGCTCTTCAGGCCATTCTTACCGGTGCCAAAATTGCTGCCCAAGCTATCGATTCAGGAGTAAATCTCTTGGCAACAGGAGAGGTAGGTATCGGGAATACCACGCCCAGTTCGGCCCTGATTTCCGTATTTACCGGTCAGCCGGTGGAAAGGGTTACTGGATCCGGCACCGGCATAAAGGATGCAGCTCTAGAGCATAAACAAGAGGTCATTAAACAAGCGATTAAGATTAATCAACCGGATCCTGACAATCCATTGGATACGATGGCAAAGGTGGGAGGACTGGAGCACGCTGCCCTCACAGGTGCTATTTTGGAGGCTGCCTACCAACATGTGCCAATTATATTAGATGGGATTATTGCAGCATCAGCAGCCCTTACGGCTGTCAAATTTGCGCCCCTTGCCAAGAATTATATGATTACTTCCCATAGTTCGGAGGAAGAAGGACAAACGGTGGCTCTTGAACATCTTGGTTTCAAGCCCAGACTTTATTTTAATATGAGACTGGGAGAAGGTACCGGTGCTGCTCTAATGTTCCCCATGGTAGATGCCGCTCTGAAGATTGCTGACGAAATGGCCACCTTTGATACGGCCGGTGTTAGCACCGGAGAGTTTTTAACCAGATAA
- the gltX gene encoding glutamate--tRNA ligase yields MDNKKLADLLFPKITRSITDYETVFPERNLSEDAKVTRLAPSPTGFIHLGNLYGAFVDERLAHQSNGVFMLRIEDTDDKRQVEGAVETIISSLEFFDLKFDEGAGIDGEKGSYGPYFQSKRAELYQTAAKHLVEMGRAYPCFCSEEELEEIRKQQMAENVNTGYYGKWARDRNLSLEEIQVHLANQERFVLRLKSMGILEQTFEIEDAIRGYLSMPVNDQDVVILKANGIPTYHFAHVVDDHFMRVTHVVRGEEWLSTLPIHYELFTTLGWEFPVYCHTAHLMKIDEGIKRKLSKRKDPELGLEYYMKLGYHPAAVREYLMTILNSNFEEWRIENPDSDIDEFHFTLNKMSNSGALFDLGKLNDISKNVLVNIYAQEIFDFLVKWGQAYRREIVDLLLEHQAAVLQLLDVGRDDPVKPRKDLIYCEQIFDFISYFFDEYFQIVDPYPENIDEEEVKKILKAYLSTYDHSDEQSQWFDKIRTIATENGYAAKPKDFKKHPDQYKGHVGDVSTVIRIAIVGRTSSPDVWALQQIMGADKVQQRIKSAAE; encoded by the coding sequence ATGGATAATAAGAAATTAGCTGATTTGCTATTCCCCAAGATAACGAGATCAATTACTGATTATGAAACTGTATTTCCGGAGAGAAATTTAAGTGAGGACGCAAAAGTCACCCGATTAGCACCAAGTCCCACCGGTTTTATTCACCTGGGGAATCTTTACGGTGCTTTTGTTGATGAACGATTGGCCCATCAAAGTAATGGAGTATTTATGCTGCGCATCGAGGATACCGACGATAAACGGCAAGTAGAAGGCGCCGTGGAAACTATTATTTCCTCCTTGGAATTCTTTGATTTAAAGTTTGATGAAGGGGCCGGCATTGACGGGGAAAAAGGGAGCTACGGACCATATTTTCAAAGCAAAAGAGCAGAACTTTATCAGACGGCAGCAAAGCACTTAGTGGAGATGGGCAGGGCCTACCCATGTTTTTGTTCCGAAGAAGAATTGGAAGAAATCAGGAAACAGCAGATGGCTGAAAATGTTAACACCGGATACTATGGTAAATGGGCTCGGGATCGCAATTTATCCTTGGAGGAGATCCAGGTTCATTTAGCAAACCAGGAGCGTTTTGTTCTGCGCTTAAAATCCATGGGGATTCTGGAACAAACCTTTGAAATTGAGGATGCCATCAGAGGGTACCTTTCCATGCCGGTCAATGATCAGGATGTGGTAATTTTGAAAGCCAACGGCATTCCCACTTATCACTTCGCCCATGTGGTCGACGATCACTTTATGCGCGTGACCCATGTGGTGCGGGGAGAAGAGTGGCTTTCAACCTTACCGATTCATTATGAGTTATTTACGACTTTAGGTTGGGAATTTCCAGTATATTGTCATACCGCACACTTAATGAAAATCGATGAGGGAATTAAGAGAAAGCTCTCGAAGAGAAAAGACCCGGAATTGGGCTTAGAGTATTACATGAAATTAGGATATCATCCGGCGGCAGTGCGAGAGTATCTGATGACGATATTGAATTCCAATTTCGAGGAGTGGAGAATTGAAAATCCGGACAGTGATATTGATGAATTTCATTTCACTTTAAATAAAATGAGTAATTCCGGTGCTTTATTTGATTTAGGTAAACTTAATGATATCAGCAAGAATGTTTTAGTGAATATTTATGCGCAAGAAATCTTTGATTTTCTGGTTAAATGGGGGCAGGCATATCGCCGGGAAATCGTTGATTTGCTTTTGGAACATCAGGCTGCGGTGCTGCAATTGTTGGATGTGGGCCGGGATGATCCTGTTAAACCCCGAAAAGATCTGATTTATTGTGAACAAATATTTGACTTTATCAGCTATTTCTTTGACGAATACTTTCAGATCGTCGACCCCTATCCGGAAAACATCGATGAAGAGGAAGTCAAAAAAATACTGAAAGCGTACCTGTCTACCTATGACCACAGTGACGAACAAAGCCAATGGTTTGACAAAATAAGAACCATCGCCACAGAAAATGGTTACGCGGCAAAACCCAAGGACTTTAAGAAGCATCCGGATCAATATAAAGGACATGTGGGTGATGTCAGTACGGTAATTCGTATTGCCATTGTTGGCCGCACTTCTTCGCCGGATGTTTGGGCCTTGCAGCAGATTATGGGAGCAGATAAAGTACAGCAGCGAATTAAATCTGCAGCAGAATAA
- the mch gene encoding methenyltetrahydromethanopterin cyclohydrolase — MAEGFGDSSKIHSEKRKIMLLPLSQIPELSPNRQAFSFIHEFISRSEQLNVKVDRINGATVIDCGVHVRGGLEAGILFSKVCLGGLARVKLCWSDFRGLKFPGVEVFTDHPIRACMASQYAGWPIKSGKYLFMGSGPACAIVHRGSLFKMLGYQDHSEIAILCLESNRLPHGDVIEQIAESCGCETKNLYILVAPTTSLVGTVQVAARALETGLFKLRRIGYDLGKIISGGAVCPVSPVASSTLNGLGRTNDAISYGSTVHYHIHDDDETLAQVVQQVPSCAAPEYGRTYLEIDKSHDNFFNLSPDQFNPAEVWLSNLDSGNSFRAGEIRPDILARSFGLKS; from the coding sequence ATGGCAGAGGGCTTTGGCGATTCATCCAAAATTCATAGTGAAAAGAGGAAAATTATGCTTTTACCCCTTAGTCAAATACCCGAACTGAGTCCCAATCGTCAAGCCTTTTCCTTCATTCATGAATTTATATCCCGCAGTGAACAGCTAAACGTCAAGGTTGACCGCATTAATGGAGCAACGGTCATCGATTGCGGTGTTCATGTCCGGGGAGGTTTGGAAGCGGGCATCTTGTTTTCTAAGGTTTGCTTAGGCGGTTTGGCCCGGGTCAAATTATGTTGGAGTGATTTCCGGGGGCTAAAGTTCCCCGGAGTGGAAGTATTCACTGATCATCCGATCCGTGCCTGCATGGCTTCTCAGTATGCCGGCTGGCCAATTAAAAGCGGAAAATATTTGTTCATGGGTTCCGGACCCGCGTGTGCCATTGTCCATCGAGGAAGCCTCTTTAAAATGCTGGGCTACCAGGATCACTCCGAAATTGCCATCCTCTGCCTGGAAAGCAACAGACTTCCTCACGGAGATGTCATTGAACAGATTGCCGAATCATGCGGCTGCGAAACGAAAAATCTCTACATTTTGGTGGCTCCCACTACCTCTCTTGTGGGCACGGTGCAGGTGGCTGCCCGGGCCTTGGAGACAGGATTGTTTAAACTAAGAAGAATAGGCTACGATCTGGGGAAAATCATCTCCGGAGGTGCTGTTTGTCCCGTTTCACCTGTGGCCTCCAGTACCCTGAATGGGTTAGGGCGTACCAATGATGCCATCTCATATGGTTCCACGGTTCATTATCATATCCATGATGATGATGAAACCTTAGCACAAGTGGTGCAGCAGGTTCCATCCTGTGCCGCTCCGGAATATGGGCGTACCTACCTGGAAATTGATAAAAGCCATGATAATTTCTTTAATCTCAGTCCGGATCAGTTTAATCCTGCGGAGGTGTGGTTATCTAATCTGGACAGCGGAAATTCATTTCGGGCAGGGGAGATTCGGCCGGATATTTTAGCCCGGTCTTTTGGGTTAAAATCATAA